Proteins from one Bradyrhizobium amphicarpaeae genomic window:
- a CDS encoding response regulator transcription factor, translating to MPTIALVDDDRNILTSVSIALEAEGYRIMTYTDGASALDGFRTTQPDLAILDIKMPRMDGMETLRRLRQKSDLPVIFLTSKDEEIDELFGLKMGADDFIRKPFSQRLLVERVKAVLRRSAPKDPTVAPKENDAKALDRGLLRMDPERHTCTWKNEPVTLTVTEFLILQALATRPGVVKSRNALMDAAYDDQVYVDDRTIDSHIKRLRKKFKVVDNEFEMIETLYGVGYRFKEA from the coding sequence ATGCCCACAATCGCTTTGGTCGACGACGACCGCAACATTCTCACATCGGTCTCGATCGCGCTGGAGGCCGAAGGCTACCGCATCATGACCTACACCGACGGCGCCTCCGCGCTCGACGGTTTTCGCACCACCCAGCCCGATCTCGCCATCCTCGACATCAAGATGCCGCGCATGGACGGCATGGAGACGCTCCGCCGTCTCAGGCAGAAGTCCGACCTGCCGGTGATCTTCCTGACCTCCAAGGACGAGGAGATCGACGAGCTGTTCGGCCTCAAGATGGGCGCCGACGATTTCATCCGCAAACCGTTCTCGCAGCGTCTTCTGGTCGAGCGCGTCAAGGCCGTGCTGCGCCGCTCGGCGCCGAAGGACCCGACCGTCGCGCCCAAGGAGAACGACGCCAAGGCGCTCGACCGCGGCCTGCTCCGCATGGATCCGGAACGGCATACCTGCACCTGGAAGAACGAGCCGGTGACGCTGACCGTCACCGAATTCCTGATCCTGCAGGCGCTGGCGACCCGGCCCGGCGTGGTGAAGAGCCGCAACGCCCTGATGGACGCCGCCTATGACGATCAGGTCTATGTCGACGATCGCACCATCGACAGCCACATCAAGCGGCTGCGCAAGAAGTTCAAGGTGGTCGACAACGAGTTCGAGATGATCGAGACGCTGTACGGCGTCGGCTACCGCTTCAAGGAAGCCTGA